From Phenylobacterium immobile (ATCC 35973), a single genomic window includes:
- a CDS encoding LLM class flavin-dependent oxidoreductase, with protein sequence MTPTRQLKLGAFMRPVSIHTGAWRYPGAFPDANFNFEHLKRFIQTLERGKFDAFFMADHLALLDMPISALKRSHTVTSFEPLTLLSALATVTTHIGLVATASTTFDAPYHIARRFASLDHISGGRSGWNIVTTANPDAALNFGLDEHMEHDARYARAFEFYDVVTGLWDSWADDAFVRDVEDGLYFDPAKMHVLDHKGEHLKVRGPLNIARPIQGWPVIVQAGASEAGRSFAAATAEVIFAGQPNLAAGQAFYADMAARVAAEGRDPEMVKILPGAFVVVGDTVEEAQEKRRLLDSLVHYDSSIASLSSTLGVDASKFDPDGPLPEIPPTNGSQSGRQRLVDLAAREKLTVRQLAQRVGGYGGLSFVGTPQTIADGMQEWLETRACDGFNIMFPFLPEGLDDFVDQVVPELQRRGLFRNEYEGVTLRENLGLARPTNRFFPT encoded by the coding sequence ATGACGCCGACCCGCCAACTCAAGCTCGGCGCCTTCATGCGCCCGGTTTCGATCCACACTGGGGCATGGCGTTACCCGGGCGCGTTTCCCGATGCGAACTTCAATTTCGAGCACCTGAAGCGGTTCATCCAGACCCTTGAGCGGGGCAAGTTCGACGCCTTCTTCATGGCCGACCACCTGGCGCTGCTGGACATGCCGATCAGCGCGCTGAAGCGCAGCCATACCGTGACGTCATTCGAGCCCCTGACGCTGCTGTCGGCGCTGGCGACGGTGACGACGCATATCGGCCTGGTGGCGACGGCGTCGACGACTTTCGACGCGCCCTATCACATCGCCCGGCGGTTCGCGTCGCTGGACCACATCTCAGGCGGCCGGTCTGGTTGGAACATCGTCACCACCGCAAACCCCGACGCTGCGCTCAACTTCGGCCTTGATGAGCACATGGAGCATGACGCGCGCTATGCCCGCGCCTTCGAGTTCTACGACGTGGTGACCGGGCTGTGGGACAGCTGGGCCGACGACGCCTTCGTCCGCGATGTGGAGGATGGTCTCTATTTCGATCCGGCCAAGATGCACGTGCTCGACCATAAGGGGGAGCACCTGAAAGTGCGCGGTCCCCTGAACATCGCCCGGCCAATCCAAGGTTGGCCGGTCATCGTCCAGGCCGGCGCTTCGGAAGCCGGACGCAGCTTCGCCGCGGCGACCGCGGAAGTGATCTTCGCCGGTCAGCCGAACCTCGCGGCGGGCCAGGCCTTCTACGCCGACATGGCCGCGCGCGTGGCGGCGGAAGGGCGCGACCCCGAGATGGTGAAAATCCTGCCAGGCGCCTTCGTGGTGGTGGGCGACACGGTCGAAGAGGCGCAGGAGAAGCGCCGCCTGCTCGACAGCCTGGTGCATTACGACAGCTCGATCGCCTCGCTCTCCAGCACGCTCGGCGTCGACGCCTCAAAGTTCGATCCGGACGGCCCGCTGCCGGAAATCCCGCCAACTAACGGCAGCCAAAGCGGCCGCCAGCGGCTTGTGGACCTCGCCGCGCGAGAGAAGCTGACGGTCCGGCAGCTGGCCCAGCGCGTCGGCGGCTATGGCGGATTGAGTTTTGTCGGCACGCCCCAGACCATCGCCGACGGCATGCAGGAATGGCTGGAGACCCGCGCCTGCGACGGCTTCAACATCATGTTCCCGTTCTTGCCCGAAGGCCTTGACGATTTCGTCGACCAGGTCGTGCCAGAGCTGCAGCGCCGCGGTCTGTTTCGGAATGAATATGAGGGCGTCACCTTGCGCGAGAACCTGGGTCTTGCACGTCCGACGAACCGATTCTTCCCCACCTAA
- a CDS encoding TolC family outer membrane protein, whose protein sequence is MSNRFRARLVAAMVTTGLAGILVAGSGAQAKAETLAEAIAMAYRNNPNLEAQRATQRALDETYVQARSGWRPTLTASASATYSESRGRRRVPYLANYDETNSATIGLTFNQPLWTGGRVAAAVTAANADVLSGQESLRRVEAQVMAAVIAAYADVRRDTAALEIQRQNLATLQRQLDESNARFTVGELTRTDVALSQARLSASQAQLSSAQAQLEVSRANYAALVGQNPGDLAGEPSLSYLMPATPEEAFEVAEKFSPLLRAQQFAEEASRARVVQARADRNPSLSVSATYGHTGPADPFERGLYDREVVGRATVTVPLFTGGLTTSRIRQQIERNNADRITVETQRRSVLQTVTQTWNLLTAARANIIATAEQVRAARIATEGTRQELQVGLRTTLDVLNTEQERRAAELNQVTARRDEYVASANLLAAMGRLEARNLTPDVPQYDAKANFRRLRVTWGWVPWEEPLGVIDRLLSPSPLMTVRSRAVEPSIGPGLQAAPGATAPIEAPPKAAGDPPAN, encoded by the coding sequence ATGTCGAACCGCTTTCGCGCGCGCCTGGTCGCGGCGATGGTCACTACGGGTCTGGCGGGAATTCTGGTCGCAGGCTCAGGCGCGCAGGCGAAGGCGGAGACCCTCGCCGAAGCCATCGCCATGGCCTACCGCAACAACCCAAACCTGGAGGCCCAGCGCGCCACGCAGCGGGCTCTGGATGAGACCTATGTTCAGGCGCGGTCCGGTTGGCGGCCGACGCTGACGGCGTCAGCTTCCGCGACCTACAGCGAGAGCCGGGGCCGGCGGCGCGTGCCGTATCTGGCGAATTACGACGAGACCAACAGCGCCACGATCGGCCTGACGTTCAATCAGCCGCTGTGGACGGGCGGGCGCGTGGCGGCCGCCGTGACGGCAGCGAACGCCGACGTTCTGTCCGGCCAGGAGTCACTCCGCCGGGTCGAGGCCCAGGTGATGGCCGCCGTGATCGCCGCCTACGCCGATGTACGGCGCGACACGGCCGCGCTGGAGATCCAACGCCAGAACCTGGCGACTCTGCAGCGTCAACTTGATGAATCGAACGCCCGCTTCACCGTCGGCGAACTGACCCGGACAGATGTAGCCCTGTCGCAGGCGCGCCTGTCAGCCTCCCAGGCTCAGTTGAGCTCGGCCCAGGCCCAACTGGAAGTCAGCCGCGCCAACTACGCCGCCTTGGTCGGCCAAAATCCGGGCGACCTCGCGGGGGAGCCGTCGCTCTCTTACCTGATGCCGGCGACCCCGGAGGAGGCCTTCGAGGTCGCCGAAAAGTTCAGCCCCTTGCTTCGCGCCCAACAGTTTGCGGAGGAGGCCAGCCGGGCCCGCGTGGTTCAGGCCCGCGCTGATCGGAACCCATCGCTTTCCGTTTCGGCGACCTACGGTCACACCGGACCGGCTGATCCCTTCGAACGCGGGCTCTATGACCGCGAGGTCGTGGGGCGTGCGACGGTGACCGTACCCCTCTTCACCGGCGGACTGACGACGTCGCGCATCCGCCAGCAGATTGAGCGCAACAACGCCGACCGCATTACCGTGGAGACGCAGCGGCGCTCGGTGCTGCAGACCGTGACGCAGACCTGGAATCTGCTGACCGCGGCGCGCGCCAACATCATCGCGACGGCTGAGCAGGTGCGGGCGGCGCGAATCGCCACAGAAGGCACGCGCCAAGAGTTGCAGGTTGGCCTGCGAACGACCTTGGACGTGCTGAATACCGAGCAGGAGCGTCGGGCAGCCGAACTCAACCAGGTGACTGCGCGGCGCGACGAATACGTCGCCTCGGCCAATCTGCTGGCGGCTATGGGCCGCCTGGAAGCCCGCAACCTGACGCCCGATGTCCCGCAATACGACGCCAAGGCCAATTTTCGTCGCCTGCGCGTGACCTGGGGCTGGGTGCCATGGGAAGAGCCGCTGGGCGTGATCGACCGACTATTGTCGCCGTCGCCGCTGATGACGGTGCGCAGCCGTGCTGTTGAGCCGAGCATCGGCCCTGGCCTGCAAGCGGCGCCGGGCGCAACTGCGCCGATTGAGGCCCCGCCCAAAGCGGCGGGCGACCCGCCGGCGAACTAG
- a CDS encoding ABC transporter substrate-binding protein: protein MLRRSFLQASLALPLAAAACARPSDPTVLNVASQKGGTKSLMTSAGVLAGAPYRIEWSEFPAAQHLLEAVSAGAADLGGVGDAPFLFAFASSGRVRAVHASRSLGRGASTAILVKKISPARSIADLRGKRFATGRGSIGHYLLLYRLREAGLKPEDVTISFLTPADAKAAFSTGAIDAWSTWNSYIYLAARDDDARVLTDGRGALSGIGFQAANINSIETKRPLIADFLMRLSRAQRWSINHKDAYAAALAKETGMDKDIALQTAETGRGQPAPIDESVIAEESQVLATFRDAGVIASAPDIRQAFDASFNSAAI from the coding sequence ATGCTTCGACGCAGCTTCTTGCAGGCCTCGCTCGCGCTCCCGCTCGCCGCGGCGGCCTGCGCTCGGCCATCCGATCCCACCGTCCTGAATGTCGCGAGCCAGAAGGGCGGCACGAAGTCTCTGATGACCTCCGCCGGGGTGCTGGCGGGAGCGCCTTACAGGATCGAGTGGAGCGAATTTCCAGCGGCCCAACACCTGCTGGAGGCGGTCAGCGCTGGGGCGGCGGATTTGGGCGGGGTGGGTGATGCGCCGTTTCTTTTTGCGTTCGCGAGCTCTGGACGAGTGAGGGCGGTTCACGCCTCCCGCAGCCTAGGCCGCGGCGCGAGCACGGCGATCCTGGTCAAGAAGATTTCGCCCGCCCGGTCGATCGCCGACCTTCGCGGCAAGCGGTTCGCGACAGGGCGAGGCTCGATTGGCCATTACCTGTTGCTTTATCGTCTGCGGGAGGCTGGGCTGAAGCCTGAAGATGTGACGATTTCCTTCCTCACGCCGGCTGACGCCAAGGCCGCTTTCTCCACCGGGGCGATCGACGCATGGTCGACCTGGAACTCCTACATCTACCTCGCCGCGAGAGATGACGACGCGAGGGTGCTGACCGACGGGCGGGGCGCCTTGAGCGGCATTGGATTCCAGGCCGCCAACATCAACTCTATCGAGACCAAACGGCCTCTGATCGCTGACTTCCTCATGCGCCTTTCGCGCGCGCAGCGTTGGAGCATCAATCACAAAGATGCCTATGCCGCGGCCCTCGCGAAGGAGACCGGGATGGACAAAGATATCGCGCTGCAGACCGCAGAGACGGGCCGCGGCCAGCCGGCCCCGATCGATGAGTCGGTGATCGCTGAGGAGAGCCAGGTGCTGGCGACTTTCCGCGACGCCGGCGTGATCGCCAGTGCGCCCGACATCCGCCAGGCCTTTGACGCAAGTTTCAACAGCGCCGCAATCTAA
- a CDS encoding DUF2513 domain-containing protein, translating into MERDLQLVKAIALSVREKPDLTPQAINLPGFDADLVSRHVELMIHTGLLDGKVGGKTAAGPTPSVVRDLTSYGHDFVGAATSHSVWSQLRELFPDEKLQQVPLRVVAGVAIRLMEIIVEQATGIGDPTHETRDRR; encoded by the coding sequence ATGGAGCGAGACCTGCAACTGGTGAAGGCCATCGCCCTCAGCGTGCGGGAGAAGCCTGACCTCACGCCGCAGGCGATCAATCTTCCTGGCTTCGACGCCGATCTCGTCTCGCGACATGTCGAGCTGATGATTCACACCGGTCTGCTCGACGGTAAGGTCGGGGGCAAGACGGCGGCGGGGCCGACGCCGTCGGTGGTTCGCGACCTCACGAGCTATGGCCATGACTTCGTCGGGGCCGCGACCTCGCACAGCGTCTGGTCGCAACTCCGGGAGCTGTTTCCCGACGAGAAGCTGCAACAGGTTCCGCTACGGGTGGTCGCGGGCGTGGCGATTCGCTTGATGGAGATTATTGTCGAGCAGGCGACGGGGATCGGCGACCCGACCCATGAGACCCGGGATCGCCGGTAG
- a CDS encoding protein-L-isoaspartate O-methyltransferase family protein, producing MAADLAAARLNMVESQVRPSDVTDVRIHDAMRAFPRESLIPADKAYLAYADVEVPYAPGRWLLKPRDVSKLLQALRPMPGERALAVAAPYAAAVMEALGVTVERLDGDDLSATPVGPYDIIVCEGAVARCPQVWLDALAEGGRLGVIERDGPGGKACLYIRADKGVGRRDLFDATQAVLPGFEARHGFAL from the coding sequence ATGGCCGCTGATCTCGCCGCCGCCCGCCTGAACATGGTCGAGAGCCAGGTTCGTCCCAGCGACGTCACTGACGTGCGGATTCATGACGCGATGCGCGCTTTTCCGCGCGAGAGCCTGATCCCTGCCGACAAGGCCTATCTGGCCTATGCTGATGTGGAGGTCCCTTATGCGCCCGGCCGCTGGCTGTTGAAGCCGCGTGACGTGTCCAAGCTGTTGCAGGCTTTGCGGCCGATGCCGGGCGAGCGCGCCCTGGCCGTGGCCGCGCCCTATGCGGCGGCGGTCATGGAGGCTCTCGGTGTGACCGTGGAGCGTCTCGACGGTGACGATCTGAGCGCTACGCCTGTCGGCCCCTACGATATCATCGTCTGCGAAGGCGCTGTCGCACGCTGTCCGCAGGTGTGGCTGGACGCCTTGGCGGAGGGCGGGCGTCTCGGCGTCATTGAGCGTGACGGGCCGGGCGGCAAGGCCTGCCTCTATATCCGCGCTGACAAAGGCGTTGGTCGCCGCGACCTTTTTGATGCGACACAGGCGGTCCTGCCGGGCTTTGAAGCGCGCCACGGTTTCGCCTTGTGA
- a CDS encoding DUF2497 domain-containing protein, with protein MSEQNDPKQDTNMEDILASIRRIIAEEPEDGAVSAEAASADGEEEPLELTERVDAAAPPPPAAVLEEPPEPPVAPPEAVVEAAAAAQPESVETLVSAPAAAAAGAAFAGLAAAVAPQGQGATVEDLARELLKPMLKAWLDENLEAVVRKAVEVEVERVSRLAR; from the coding sequence ATGTCTGAGCAGAACGACCCCAAGCAAGACACGAACATGGAGGACATCTTGGCCTCCATCCGCCGGATCATCGCTGAAGAACCAGAAGATGGCGCGGTGAGCGCTGAGGCCGCCTCGGCCGATGGCGAGGAAGAGCCGCTGGAGTTGACCGAACGTGTCGACGCGGCAGCCCCGCCGCCGCCCGCTGCTGTCCTGGAAGAGCCGCCGGAGCCGCCCGTCGCGCCGCCCGAAGCGGTGGTTGAGGCGGCCGCTGCGGCGCAGCCTGAGTCGGTCGAGACCCTGGTCAGCGCGCCCGCGGCGGCGGCGGCCGGCGCGGCGTTCGCCGGGCTCGCCGCCGCCGTCGCGCCGCAAGGGCAGGGGGCCACGGTTGAGGATCTCGCCCGCGAACTGCTCAAGCCGATGCTCAAGGCGTGGCTCGACGAAAACCTCGAGGCTGTCGTGCGCAAGGCGGTCGAGGTCGAGGTCGAACGGGTCTCCCGCCTGGCGCGCTGA
- a CDS encoding peroxiredoxin-like family protein translates to MANETLKDLLGALHAERLRTWSSEQLKLNIDQREELVAAADPTSWPQVGDFAPHFVLDEVDGARLDLATLTATGPAVLVFFRFATCPACNIALPYYDRTLAPALRDLGARLVAVSPQIPDRLGDIKARHRLSFDVATDRDAFLSRKFGLLFTANEASQAASRASGSFIGDVTGTGTWELPQPAVIVIGQDQRFKFVDVSPDWLTRTEPGPIIAAMRALAAVPAE, encoded by the coding sequence ATGGCGAACGAGACCCTCAAGGACCTGCTAGGCGCGCTGCATGCCGAGCGCCTCCGCACCTGGAGCTCTGAGCAACTGAAGCTCAACATCGATCAGCGCGAAGAGCTGGTCGCCGCCGCAGATCCGACAAGCTGGCCGCAGGTCGGAGACTTCGCGCCGCACTTCGTTCTCGACGAGGTGGACGGCGCTCGGCTCGATCTGGCCACGCTGACCGCGACAGGCCCGGCGGTGCTCGTGTTCTTCCGCTTCGCCACCTGCCCGGCCTGCAACATCGCCCTGCCCTACTATGACCGGACCCTGGCGCCAGCGCTTCGTGACCTGGGCGCGAGGCTGGTGGCTGTCAGTCCGCAGATTCCCGATCGCCTGGGGGATATCAAAGCTCGGCATAGGCTGAGCTTCGACGTCGCCACCGACCGCGACGCGTTCCTCAGCCGCAAATTCGGGCTGCTCTTCACCGCCAACGAGGCCTCGCAGGCCGCAAGCCGCGCCAGCGGATCGTTCATCGGCGATGTCACCGGGACAGGAACGTGGGAATTGCCCCAGCCAGCCGTGATCGTCATCGGCCAGGATCAACGCTTCAAGTTCGTGGATGTCAGCCCCGATTGGCTGACCCGCACCGAGCCCGGTCCTATTATCGCGGCTATGCGCGCGTTGGCCGCCGTTCCCGCCGAATAG
- a CDS encoding ABC transporter ATP-binding protein gives MTATHPSNRDAATGEAPTFDSRPRVDARAMPHVLKRVVGLAFRYPGLVILAMGCALGAALASLALPRLFGRSVDQAHQLLVSATVDGDAARHALYVSAGLIIVATVVRGGMTMMSGYLSEYVSQKVGYDLRLQFFQQLQRLSFGFHDKIHSGDLITRGMLDLEGTRIFIQSGLMQSLTLILLLAFAGTEMLRTDLTMGLIGLGFVPVAAIVLGRMGFLLRVTWLRFQELMSALTLTMEENLQGIRVVRAFAGKTYEMEKFDEASAKALAFSNQRITLRVRSVSIMQLSFNASMAGLLFYGGHRVANGQMSVGTLTAYLTYMTLLQQPIRQIAMIFNSAARATSSGGRLFEVLDLDPDVADAPDAQPLAPNKGVLAFDRVSFAYAAGAKPILTDISFTVAPGKTLGIVGPPGSGKSTIANLIPRFYDVIGGRITIDGVDIRDVTLASLREYVGLVQQEAFLFDSSIGNNVAYADPWAADDRITDAAQVAQIHEHIAGLPQAYETRVGERGVALSGGQRQRMSIARGVVPGPGVMIFDDSTAAIDAVTERRVREALARATATKATIIIAHRLSSLMHADEILVLDEGRVVERGGHDVLVRAGGAYAALYELQTRSDAEAVLDDSARAPRPTEEA, from the coding sequence ATGACCGCGACCCATCCCTCCAACCGGGATGCGGCGACTGGCGAAGCGCCGACCTTCGATTCCAGGCCCCGGGTGGACGCCCGGGCGATGCCGCACGTCCTCAAGCGGGTGGTCGGCCTCGCCTTCCGTTATCCCGGCCTCGTGATCCTCGCCATGGGCTGCGCCCTGGGGGCCGCGCTAGCCAGCCTCGCCCTGCCCAGGCTTTTCGGCCGCTCGGTCGACCAGGCCCACCAGCTGCTGGTCAGTGCGACCGTCGACGGCGACGCCGCGCGGCACGCTCTCTACGTCTCGGCCGGCCTGATCATTGTCGCCACCGTGGTTCGGGGCGGCATGACCATGATGTCGGGCTATCTGTCGGAATATGTCTCGCAGAAGGTCGGCTACGACCTGCGCCTGCAGTTTTTCCAGCAGCTGCAAAGATTGAGCTTCGGCTTTCACGATAAGATTCACTCTGGTGATCTGATCACCCGCGGCATGCTCGACCTCGAGGGCACGCGAATCTTCATCCAGTCCGGCCTGATGCAGAGCCTGACGCTGATCCTGCTCCTAGCCTTCGCCGGCACGGAGATGCTGCGCACCGACCTGACCATGGGCCTGATCGGCCTTGGCTTCGTTCCCGTCGCGGCGATCGTGCTCGGCCGCATGGGCTTCCTCCTGCGCGTCACCTGGCTGCGCTTCCAGGAGCTGATGAGCGCACTGACGCTCACCATGGAGGAGAACCTCCAGGGGATCCGTGTGGTCCGCGCCTTCGCCGGCAAGACCTATGAGATGGAGAAGTTCGACGAAGCCTCGGCCAAGGCTCTGGCCTTCTCGAACCAGCGCATCACGCTTCGTGTCCGCTCCGTCTCAATCATGCAGCTCAGTTTCAACGCCTCGATGGCGGGTCTGCTGTTCTACGGGGGCCACCGGGTCGCCAATGGCCAGATGAGCGTCGGCACGCTCACCGCCTACCTCACCTACATGACCCTGCTGCAGCAGCCTATCCGGCAGATCGCCATGATCTTCAACTCCGCCGCACGGGCCACCTCGTCCGGCGGCCGTCTCTTCGAAGTGCTGGATCTGGACCCTGACGTCGCCGACGCGCCGGACGCGCAGCCGCTTGCGCCGAACAAGGGCGTGCTCGCCTTCGATAGGGTCTCCTTCGCCTATGCCGCGGGCGCCAAGCCCATCCTCACCGACATCTCGTTCACCGTCGCGCCCGGCAAGACGCTGGGCATCGTCGGGCCGCCCGGCTCAGGCAAGTCGACCATCGCCAACCTGATCCCGCGCTTCTACGACGTCATCGGCGGGCGCATCACCATCGACGGCGTCGACATCCGCGACGTGACGCTGGCCTCCCTGCGGGAATACGTCGGCCTGGTGCAGCAGGAGGCCTTCCTGTTCGACAGCTCCATCGGCAACAACGTCGCCTACGCCGATCCGTGGGCCGCGGATGACCGCATCACCGACGCCGCGCAGGTCGCCCAGATCCACGAGCATATCGCCGGCCTTCCGCAGGCCTACGAGACCCGCGTCGGCGAACGCGGCGTCGCGCTCTCGGGCGGCCAACGCCAGCGGATGAGCATCGCCCGCGGCGTCGTACCCGGACCCGGCGTCATGATCTTCGACGATTCCACCGCCGCGATCGACGCGGTGACCGAGCGGCGCGTCCGCGAGGCCCTGGCCCGCGCGACCGCCACCAAGGCGACCATCATCATCGCCCATCGCCTGTCGTCGCTGATGCACGCCGATGAAATCCTCGTCCTCGACGAGGGCCGCGTCGTCGAGCGGGGCGGCCACGACGTCCTGGTCCGCGCCGGCGGCGCCTACGCCGCGCTCTATGAGTTGCAGACCCGTTCCGACGCCGAGGCTGTGCTGGACGACTCCGCCCGGGCGCCGCGCCCCACCGAGGAGGCCTAG